AGCGCAGGCAATACGACGAACAATTCAAGCGCGACGCCGTCGCCTTGCTCGAGACCGGCCGCAGTGCCACCCAGCTCGCCCGCGAACTGGGCATCTCGCAGTGGAATCTCCGCGACTGGAAGCGCCTCTTCGGCAGCGGCG
This is a stretch of genomic DNA from Luteolibacter rhizosphaerae. It encodes these proteins:
- a CDS encoding transposase, which translates into the protein MNPKDPLRPISNPAKRRQYDEQFKRDAVALLETGRSATQLARELGISQWNLRDWKRLFGSG